From Scophthalmus maximus strain ysfricsl-2021 chromosome 14, ASM2237912v1, whole genome shotgun sequence, one genomic window encodes:
- the pms1 gene encoding PMS1 protein homolog 1 isoform X3: MKQLPSDTVRLLSSTQVITSVVSVLKELLENSLDAGASSIDIKLENYGLDRIEVRDNGHGIKAADTPVMAVRHFTSKICSHEDLERLETYGFRGEALGSVCAVAEVAVTTKTAVDDISIQYTLNYTGEIVCQKPSHLGQGTTVSVLKLFKNLPVRRQYYSSKKCKEELKKVQDLLMAYAIIKPDLRLSLVHNKVVAWQKAKVADHRSALLATLGPSAVANLLPCNFHQEQPEISLDGFFPKPGADYSSTSSCNPDKTFIFVNNRPVHHKDIMKLLRQHYTAQYPDDPTQNRYPTLVLRVDVPPSSIDINLTPDKTKVLLHNKEAVLTAVEALLVSLYGCQPGRDPSAEKQLAHEMPSSPSQTDATRRVTKRNEEMNDTVTNHNANDISLSTAKGPDAPLEHQTSNSSSSSSVAEDWIVKHIPAELEFNFSLDDYDMAQSCTRTETLPGSTSLERLEDNVVSATDTSKDQLSAEDWSRGTALTDPYSQEPLQPVKILQPSKQNLSDSDEFKSQSSSNKEMFNAITEKRDALTAYNLISNCAIRPPLSAATLFEKEASAELLGEEPTASLQDISVAVQQRWKNLREEDHKKYEEKAKAHFDQRTKPVSAEGPRESNVSTPRSHVRSKKRKAPLSNQQLLDELFSAQPQKKMKNPAPKPSQPLPCSVAALRLQLQRLSSQSRAAPRGLRLVNRLASQSAWVILCGQRLMLLNPFRVEEALLFKRLLENNILPAESLQNPIQLTDGNLGGAEYTDVLCNMEKHSPELNGRALLSDPRLVANGFEIKVTPAL; the protein is encoded by the exons ATGAAGCAGTTGCCTTCTGATACTGTGCGGCTGCTGTCGAGCACCCAGGTCATCACTTCAGTGGTGAGCGTTTTGAAAGAACTGTTGGAAAATTCCCTGGATGCCGGAGCATCAAGCATTGACATTAAACTG GAGAACTACGGTTTGGACCGGATAGAAGTACGCGACAATGGCCATGGCATTAAAGCTGCAGATACTCCTGTTATGGCCGTGAGACATTTCACTTCAAAGATCTGTAGCCATGAGGACCTGGAGCGTCTGGAAACATACGGCTTCAGAGGAGAAGCACTGGGCTCCGTTTGTGCTGTGGCCGAG GTAGCTGTCACCACAAAGACCGCAGTGGATGACATCAGCATCCAGTACACGCTTAACTACACAGGGGAGATTGTTTGTCAGAAGCCGTCTCACCTCGGTCAAG GAACAACAGTGAGTGTACTGAAGCTTTTCAAGAATCTTCCAGTGAGAAGGCAGTACTATTCTAGCAAGAAGTGCAAGGAGGAACTGAAGAAAGTACAAGACCTGCTCATGGCATATGCCATAATCAAACCGGACCTGAGGCTCTCGCTCGTTCACAATAAG GTGGTGGCTTGGCAGAAGGCCAAGGTGGCTGATCACAGAAGTGCCCTCCTTGCTACACTGGGGCCCAGTGCTGTTGCCAACCTGCTCCCTTGCAACTTTCACCAAGAGCAACCAGAG atCTCTTTAGATGGCTTTTTTCCTAAGCCTGGAGCAGATTACTCCTCTACAAGCTCATGTAACCCTgacaaaacatttatatttgtcaACAACCGGCCTGTCCACCATAAAGATATAATGAAG TTATTGCGTCAACACTACACGGCTCAATATCCGGATGACCCGACCCAAAATCGTTATCCCACCCTCGTGCTTAGAGTTGATGTTCCACCCTCTTCAATTGACATCAACCTGACGCCGGACAAAACCAAGGTTCTACTTCATAACAAG GAGGCTGTGCTCACTGCAGTAGAGGCATTGCTGGTTTCTCTCTATGGCTGTCAGCCTGGTCGTGACCCTTCAGCTGAGAAGCAGCTCGCCCATGAGATGCCATCGAGTCCTTCGCAGACTGATGCTACACGACGTGTCACTAAGCgaaatgaagagatgaatgACACTGTCACCAACCACAATGCTAATGACATTTCTCTGTCAACAGCAAAGGGCCCTGATGCTCCACTGGAGCACCAGACGTCCAACAGCAGCTCTTCATCTTCTGTAGCAGAGGACTGGATTGTCAAACATATCCCAGCCGAGCTTGAGTTTAACTTCTCTCTTGATGATTATGACATGGCTCAGAGCTGCACTCGAACAGAAACACTTCCAGGGAGCACATCACTGGAGAGACTTGAGGACAATGTCGTTTCAGCAACAGACACAAGCAAAGACCAGTTATCAGCTGAGGACTGGAGCCGCGGGACGGCTCTGACTGATCCCTACTCACAAGAACCCCTGCAGCCTGTTAAAATCCTTCAACCCTCAAAGCAAAATCTTTCGGACTCGGATGAGTTTAAAAGTCAAAGCAGCTCGAACAAAGAGATGTTCAATGCCATAACAGAGAAACGGGATGCTCTGACAGCCTACAACCTGATCAGCAACTGTGCCATCAGGCCACCGTTGTCTGCTGCCACCCTGTTCGAGAAGGAGGCCAGTGCTGAGCTCCTGGGGGAGGAACCCACGGCCAGCCTGCAGGATATCAGTGTCGCTGTTCAACAGAGGTGGAAAAATCTGAGGGAGGAAGACCATAAGAA GTATGAGGAGAAGGCAAAAGCACACTTTGACCAAAGGACCAAACCGGTTTCTGCTGAAGGCCCCAGAGAATCGAATGTGAGCACCCCAAGGAGCCATGTGCGCAGCAAGAAACGCAAGGCCCCACTGTCCaatcagcagctgctggacgAGCTCTTCTCTGCACAACCacaaaagaagatgaagaaccCTGCACCAAAGCCCTCCCAGCCCCTCCCCTGCAGCGTGGCTGCCCTTCGGCTGCAGCTTCAGCGCCTCTCATCCCAGAGCCGTGCAGCGCCACGGGGCCTCCGTCTTGTAAACCGACTGGCCTCTCAGAGCGCCTGGGTCATTTTATGTGGTCAGAGGCTCATGTTGTTAAACCCATTTCGAGTGGAGGAAGCCTTGCTGTTTAAGAGACTTCTAGAGAATAATATACTTCCAGCTGAGAGTCTGCAGAACCCTATACAGTTAACAGATGG AAATCTAGGGGGAGCTGAATATACAGATGTTTTGTGCAACATGGAAAAACACAGCCCTGAGC
- the ormdl1 gene encoding ORM1-like protein 1, translating to MNVGVAHSEVNPNTRVMNSRGIWLTYALGVGILHVVLLSIPFFSVPLVWTLTNVIHNFGMYVFMHAVKGTPFETPDQGKARLLTHWEQLDYGVQFTSSRKFFTISPIILYFLASFYTKYDTTHFVINTASLLSVLIPKLPQLHGVRIFGINKY from the exons ATGAATGTGGGTGTGGCACACAGTGAGGTGAACCCAAACACTCGGGTGATGAACAGTCGAGGCATCTGGCTGACCTATGCACTTGGTGTTGGAATACTTCACGTTGTACTCTTGAGCATACCCTTCTTCAGTGTGCCATTGGTGTGGACTCTAACTAATGTCATTCACAACTTT GGAATGTATGTGTTCATGCATGCGGTGAAAGGCACGCCCTTTGAGACCCCTGACCAAGGAAAAGCCAGACTTCTTACACATTGGGAACAGCTTGACTACGGCGTGCAGTTCACTTCATCAAGAAAGTTCTTCACCATCTCCCCGATCATTCT ATACTTCCTGGCAAGTTTCTACACAAAGTACGACACAACACACTTCGTCATAAACACTGCCTCACTTTTGAGCGTTCTGATTCCCAAGCTGCCACAGCTACACGGAGTGAGAATTTTCGGCATTAACAAGTATTAA
- the adat3 gene encoding probable inactive tRNA-specific adenosine deaminase-like protein 3 produces MEPQVKRWKWSVCNSDSWVAYPVLSDEHSQDIELMEAFASPIVNKKETARLVRELNSLYPLSGLQHIKRVRACKEQGSPHPLEVLVCLVSDAPDMEAVSLDSLLPSDGVLHDGLGEPFVVKVPARPPLTRSQFEQTSRHWPTSFHEDKQVTVAMRGELFSPPQKASMHMYMMSALAAANAGKEMGMEAVGAVVVNPATQRIIAVGHDCRGHHPLKHAVMVCIELVAQSQGAGCYSFDRYPACRFISPTSDTCLNVPDAEASSQPYICTGYDLYVTREPCVMCAMALVHSRIGRVFYGTASADGALGTKFKIHSQKDLNHRFEVYKGVLITQCEDLNRSDDHIQKQSLEERR; encoded by the coding sequence ATGGAGCCGCAAGTGAAACGCTGGAAATGGTCGGTGTGCAACTCGGACTCCTGGGTCGCTTACCCTGTACTGTCAGATGAGCATTCACAAGACATTGAGTTGATGGAGGCGTTTGCCTCACCTATTGTCAACAAAAAGGAGACAGCTCGACTTGTCAGGGAGCTAAACAGCCTCTATCCGCTGAGCGGCCTACAGCACATCAAGAGGGTGCGGGCGTGCAAGGAGCAGGGCAGCCCTCACCCCCTGGAAGTCCTTGTGTGCCTCGTTAGTGATGCACCGGACATGGAGGCAGTCAGCCTCGACTCTCTATTGCCCTCAGATGGAGTCCTACATGATGGACTAGGTGAGCCTTTTGTGGTTAAGGTCCCTGCACGTCCCCCCTTGACCCGATCTCAATTCGAGCAGACGAGCAGACACTGGCCCACCTCTTTTCACGAGGACAAACAGGTGACAGTCGCCATGAGAGGAGAGCTCTTCAGTCCACCTCAGAAAGCCTCAATGCACATGTACATGATGTCTGCTCTTGCTGCCGCTAATGCTGGAAAGGAGATGGGGATGGAGGCAGTTGGGGCTGTAGTGGTAAACCCAGCGACGCAGAGAATCATCGCAGTGGGTCATGACTGCCGAGGCCACCATCCTCTCAAACATGCAGTCATGGTCTGCATCGAACTTGTCGCTCAGAGCCAGGGTGCTGGATGTTATTCTTTTGATAGATATCCTGCTTGCCGATTCATTTCACCAACCTCAGATACGTGTCTAAATGTGCCTGACGCAGAGGCTAGCTCTCAGCCGTACATATGCACCGGGTATGACCTTTATGTGACCCGAGAACCATGTGTTATGTGTGCCATGGCACTGGTCCACTCCCGGATTGGCCGCGTGTTCTATGGGACCGCTTCTGCTGACGGGGCATTAGGGACCAAGTTCAAAATTCACTCCCAGAAAGATCTGAACCATCGCTTTGAGGTGTACAAAGGGGTTTTGATCACACAGTGTGAGGATCTTAACAGGTCGGACGACCACATCCAAAAGCAAAGTCTAGAGGAACGTAGATGA
- the alkbh6 gene encoding alpha-ketoglutarate-dependent dioxygenase alkB homolog 6 isoform X1 gives MDHPTCIVEEMKQFAVHSALPTVYYIPDFISQDEESCLLQQVYKSPKTKWTQLSGRRLQNWGGLPHPKGMLAEKIPTWLLTYCEKMSSLGAFSGETANHVLVNEYKQGEGIMPHEDGPLYHPTVTTISLGCHTLLDFYRPVSSLEGDVQTEENRFLFSLLVKQRSLLILQDEMYTRVLHGIQACAQDTLTDKVVNLSAAAALPGETLTRGTRVSLTVRHVPKVMKTRLLLGRKW, from the coding sequence ATGGATCACCCAACTTGTATTGTGGAGGAAATGAAGCAGTTTGCTGTACACAGCGCCCTGCCAACAGTGTATTACATCCCAGATTTCATATCACAGGATGAGGAGTCCTGCCTTCTACAGCAGGTCTACAAGTCTCCAAAAACTAAATGGACTCAGTTGTCAGGCAGGAGGCTGCAGAACTGGGGGGGCTTACCACATCCCAAAGGCATGCTGGCAGAGAAGATTCCTACCTGGCTCCTGACGTATTGTGAGAAAATGTCCTCCCTTGGCGCGTTCAGTGGGGAAACGGCCAATCATGTATTGGTGAATGAGTATAAACAAGGAGAAGGTATTATGCCACATGAAGACGGCCCCCTGTACCACCCCACCGTAACCACCATCAGTCTGGGCTGCCACACCCTCCTTGACTTCTACAGGCCCGTCAGCAGCCTTGAGGGCGACGTGCAGACAGAAGAGAACCGCTTCCTGTTCTCCCTGCTAGTGAAGCAGCGCAGTCTTCTGATCCTGCAGGATGAAATGTACACGCGTGTGCTTCACGGCATCCAGGCGTGCGCCCaggacacactgacagacaaggTGGTGAACCTGTCGGCGGCTGCTGCCCTGCCGGGGGAGACACTGACACGAGGCACCAGAGTGTCACTGACTGTACGACATGTGCCCAAAGTCATGAAGACGAGGCTTCTTTTGGGAAGGAAGTGGTGA
- the alkbh6 gene encoding alpha-ketoglutarate-dependent dioxygenase alkB homolog 6 isoform X2 translates to MLAEKIPTWLLTYCEKMSSLGAFSGETANHVLVNEYKQGEGIMPHEDGPLYHPTVTTISLGCHTLLDFYRPVSSLEGDVQTEENRFLFSLLVKQRSLLILQDEMYTRVLHGIQACAQDTLTDKVVNLSAAAALPGETLTRGTRVSLTVRHVPKVMKTRLLLGRKW, encoded by the coding sequence ATGCTGGCAGAGAAGATTCCTACCTGGCTCCTGACGTATTGTGAGAAAATGTCCTCCCTTGGCGCGTTCAGTGGGGAAACGGCCAATCATGTATTGGTGAATGAGTATAAACAAGGAGAAGGTATTATGCCACATGAAGACGGCCCCCTGTACCACCCCACCGTAACCACCATCAGTCTGGGCTGCCACACCCTCCTTGACTTCTACAGGCCCGTCAGCAGCCTTGAGGGCGACGTGCAGACAGAAGAGAACCGCTTCCTGTTCTCCCTGCTAGTGAAGCAGCGCAGTCTTCTGATCCTGCAGGATGAAATGTACACGCGTGTGCTTCACGGCATCCAGGCGTGCGCCCaggacacactgacagacaaggTGGTGAACCTGTCGGCGGCTGCTGCCCTGCCGGGGGAGACACTGACACGAGGCACCAGAGTGTCACTGACTGTACGACATGTGCCCAAAGTCATGAAGACGAGGCTTCTTTTGGGAAGGAAGTGGTGA
- the osgepl1 gene encoding probable tRNA N6-adenosine threonylcarbamoyltransferase, mitochondrial isoform X1, which translates to MTMLPSFLKRLHRLRRYTHTVWCSSSSRQAASSSLVLGIETSCDDTGAAVLNEKGEILGESLHSQKEVHLRTGGIIPTVAQQLHRENIERVVQEALETSGVDPSQLAAVATTVKPGLALSLGIGLEFSQRFVRQHNKPFIPIHHMEAHALTVRMLHHVAFPFLVLLVSGGHSLLAVARGVDDFLLLGHNLDEAPGDTLDKVARRLSLIKHLQCATLSGGQAIELLAKNGDRMRFHFRTPLGQSHDCCFSFAGIRNQVTLAIIKKEAEEGMRSHSKPCVEQGTLLSCANDIAAATQHTVASHLAKRTHRAILFCKANGLLPSSSPTLVLSGGVASNQYIRKALTIITEMTGLHLLCPPAKFCTDNGVMIAWNGVERLREGIGILPPNVDVRYEPKAPLGVDMTAEVKAAEIRLPSVRLKIPN; encoded by the exons ATGACCATGCTCCCTTCATTTTTGAAGCGGCTGCACAGGCTGCGGCGGTATACCCACACCGTTTGGTGCTCGTCTTCATCTCGACAAGCCGCCTCCTCCAGTCTGGTCCTCGGCATTGAGACAAGCTGCGATGACACTGGAGCTGCTGTGTTGAATGAGAAAGGTGAAATACTGGGAGAGTCTCTACATTCACAGAAAGAAGTGCATCTGAG GACTGGTGGCATCATCCCCACAGTAGCACAACAGctccacagagaaaacattgaGCGTGTGGTCCAAGAGGCTTTAGAAACAAGTGGTGTGGACCCAAGCCAGCTGGCGGCTGTGGCGACCACGGTAAAGCCAGGATTGGCCCTGAGCTTAGGCATCGGCCTTGAGTTTAGTCAGAGGTTTGTCCGGCAGCACAACAAGCCATTCATACCCATCCACCACATGGAAGCCCACGCCCTGACTGTCAGGATGCTTCATCATGTCGCCTTCCCCTTCCTGGTCTTGCTCGTTTCTGGTGGTCACTCACTTCTCGCTGTGGCCAGGGGCGTAGATGACTTTCTGCTTCTGGGTCACAATCTGGATGAAGCTCCAGGGGATACACTGGATAAA GTGGCGAGACGCTTGTCCCTCATAAAACACCTGCAGTGTGCCACACTAAGTGGAGGACAAGCTATAGAGCTTCTGGCAAAGAATGGTGACAGGATGAGGTTCCACTTCAGGACACCTTTGGGTCAAAGTCACGACTGTTGCTTTTCTTTCGCTGGAATACGAAATCAAGTCACACTGgcgataataaaaaaagaggcagaggaaggtaTGAGGTCTCACTCTAAACCAT GTGTAGAACAGGGGACACTGTTGTCATGTGCGAATGACATCGCAGCTGCCACACAGCACACTGTCGCCTCTCATCTTGCAAAGCGCACACATCGTGCCATCTTGTTCTGTAAGGCAAATGGCCTGCTGCCATCAAGCAGCCCCACCTTG gtgCTGTCTGGAGGAGTTGCAAGCAACCAGTATATCCGAAAGGCTTTGACCATAATAACTGAGATGACCGGACTGCACCTACTCTGTCCTCCAGCCAAATTCTGCACTGACAACGGAGTGATGATTGCAtg GAACGGTGTTGAACGCCTGAGAGAAGGGATTGGAATACTGCCTCCAAATGTTGACGTCCGCTATGAGCCAAA
- the osgepl1 gene encoding probable tRNA N6-adenosine threonylcarbamoyltransferase, mitochondrial isoform X2, whose product MTMLPSFLKRLHRLRRYTHTVWCSSSSRQAASSSLVLGIETSCDDTGAAVLNEKGEILGESLHSQKEVHLRTGGIIPTVAQQLHRENIERVVQEALETSGVDPSQLAAVATTVKPGLALSLGIGLEFSQRFVRQHNKPFIPIHHMEAHALTVRMLHHVAFPFLVLLVSGGHSLLAVARGVDDFLLLGHNLDEAPGDTLDKVARRLSLIKHLQCATLSGGQAIELLAKNGDRMRFHFRTPLGQSHDCCFSFAGIRNQVTLAIIKKEAEEGVEQGTLLSCANDIAAATQHTVASHLAKRTHRAILFCKANGLLPSSSPTLVLSGGVASNQYIRKALTIITEMTGLHLLCPPAKFCTDNGVMIAWNGVERLREGIGILPPNVDVRYEPKAPLGVDMTAEVKAAEIRLPSVRLKIPN is encoded by the exons ATGACCATGCTCCCTTCATTTTTGAAGCGGCTGCACAGGCTGCGGCGGTATACCCACACCGTTTGGTGCTCGTCTTCATCTCGACAAGCCGCCTCCTCCAGTCTGGTCCTCGGCATTGAGACAAGCTGCGATGACACTGGAGCTGCTGTGTTGAATGAGAAAGGTGAAATACTGGGAGAGTCTCTACATTCACAGAAAGAAGTGCATCTGAG GACTGGTGGCATCATCCCCACAGTAGCACAACAGctccacagagaaaacattgaGCGTGTGGTCCAAGAGGCTTTAGAAACAAGTGGTGTGGACCCAAGCCAGCTGGCGGCTGTGGCGACCACGGTAAAGCCAGGATTGGCCCTGAGCTTAGGCATCGGCCTTGAGTTTAGTCAGAGGTTTGTCCGGCAGCACAACAAGCCATTCATACCCATCCACCACATGGAAGCCCACGCCCTGACTGTCAGGATGCTTCATCATGTCGCCTTCCCCTTCCTGGTCTTGCTCGTTTCTGGTGGTCACTCACTTCTCGCTGTGGCCAGGGGCGTAGATGACTTTCTGCTTCTGGGTCACAATCTGGATGAAGCTCCAGGGGATACACTGGATAAA GTGGCGAGACGCTTGTCCCTCATAAAACACCTGCAGTGTGCCACACTAAGTGGAGGACAAGCTATAGAGCTTCTGGCAAAGAATGGTGACAGGATGAGGTTCCACTTCAGGACACCTTTGGGTCAAAGTCACGACTGTTGCTTTTCTTTCGCTGGAATACGAAATCAAGTCACACTGgcgataataaaaaaagaggcagaggaag GTGTAGAACAGGGGACACTGTTGTCATGTGCGAATGACATCGCAGCTGCCACACAGCACACTGTCGCCTCTCATCTTGCAAAGCGCACACATCGTGCCATCTTGTTCTGTAAGGCAAATGGCCTGCTGCCATCAAGCAGCCCCACCTTG gtgCTGTCTGGAGGAGTTGCAAGCAACCAGTATATCCGAAAGGCTTTGACCATAATAACTGAGATGACCGGACTGCACCTACTCTGTCCTCCAGCCAAATTCTGCACTGACAACGGAGTGATGATTGCAtg GAACGGTGTTGAACGCCTGAGAGAAGGGATTGGAATACTGCCTCCAAATGTTGACGTCCGCTATGAGCCAAA